CATACGACTTGTGGTAACATGGCCTCCAAAACGGGAGCCCTGATTGCCCGTGACGGCCATCCCAAGACGGTGAACCCGGTGTTGCCGCCCTATTTGCAGACTGCCTCCATGGATGAAACCTTGGAATACGGTGAATGTGAAACATCGACGGTTCCTGGAATCACGCAGCGCGGTTATAGAAACGCATTGAATACGGTGAGCGGCTTTGTCTGCCAGGGCAACAAGACTTATTGGGCGAATCCGGTGTACTACACCCCGGGGATGGTCGCTACCTACATGCAATTCGACGCTCCCAACCCAGAAACGGGTGAACGAGACATGTATGACGGTGCCCATATCGTAAAGCTGAATGAACTTTGTGACAACCAGTTCTTCGACCAGTGGTACAACGATGTGGATGGCTGGAACCTGAGAACGAACATGACCATGGATATTCCGAAGGATCCGGCCGGTTCGAACTATTATATCTATGACTACAACTACAATAACGGTGGTTACTCGCCTCTCGATTCTATTGATCCGGTAAGTAAAAAGTGGATTCAGCCCAAGGTCTGTAATCCGGATATCCAGGAAAACAAGAAGTGTGAACAGTACGGTCCGCAGAGTCTTTCCATTTTCTGTCCGCCGTACGATTACCAGTACAACAAGACCCAGACCGACTTCCAGGGAGCCAACACTTACGCCCTTTGCACGTCCTGGTTGCAGAATGGCGGTCCCCGAGCCGTTACGGGTCCTATGGCAAACGTTGTCTATGGCGACGGTGTTCGCCCCACCACGAATATCACTCCTTACGGCAGTGCCGCGTGGAATGCCACCCAAGCGCATGGCGATCTTGGCTGGAAGCACCTGCGTAATTATGCCTTTACGATGATGGGTTATGCTAAGTTCAAGTATCGTGCCGCAAACCAGGTTCCGACTCCCGAAGTCTTTGAATTCGCGGGTGACGACGATATGTGGATCTATGTGGACGGTGTGCTCGCGGTGGATTTGGGCGGTACCCACTTGTCTGCTCCGGGTAGCGTGAACATCCAAACGCTTGCCTTGAATAACCATGGTTGCCATGCGGGTGAACCGCTTTCAGGCGATTCCAACTGCGAAGGCGCCTCTGACGCAACCGGTTGGGCCGACAATACTTGGCATCACCTGCACTTCTTCTATGCGGACCGCCAGACCGATGGTTCCAACATCTATATTAGAACGTCCCTTTCTGAACTTGCTCCGTCCCGCTACGGTCAGCCGGCCGTCGGTAGCGTGGTGGTCACTGTGGATGAAAACGGTAACCAGAACGTGAGCATGCTCTTGAACACGACTCTGGATGACAATACGCTTGCCATGATGCAGACCTCTGGACAGCCGGCGATCCTTGTTATGCGCGAAGTGGAAAATGCCGACGGAACGAAGTCCAAGGTCGTTTATGGCTTCTATATTAGCTCGGTGCAGCAAGGCCAGAACAAAGGCTCCTCTGGAGTGCAGTACGACTTCTCGGGTGTCCTGATGGACCTGCAGGGTAATATCGTTGAAACGGGTATCGTGGGTAACGACAAGATTGCGTTCAACTACCCGAAAACCGAAGGCCTTGTTTCTGATGAAGATGCCGCCGCCCTGTATTCTGAAGTCTGGACCCAGTTGATGGGCTGGGCCGAAAAGATGAGCTTCTCGGTTATGTCTTCGTCTGGCAAGGGCGTGACCGGTCCTCCCAACTCTTACGAAGACTGGGCAAACACCAAGCTCGTGGCAAACACCAAGGTGGCTTCGTTTACGCTTGACTCCCTCATTGAACGTCCTGACTTTACGGGTCAGTCCAATATCCTTACTCAGGTTGCCGACAATAATTCCGGTGAACTGCCGCTGAACTACACGGCCGACCTGTTGATCGCTTCTATTCCTGCCGGTAAGGGCCGCAACGGAAACCCGCTTGACTTGACCCCCGCAGAAAAGAAGGTTTACTCTGCTGCTGCACCGGAAGCGGGCTCTACCGGTAACCAGACGACAGCTTTTGTTGGTGGTAATGCCTCTGGCGCCTCTGGAATGTGCTACGGTAACGGTGATGGCACCAATGAAAGCTGCACCAGTATTGCTTATCCGGTTTCCGGTCCGTTCCGCCTGAATGTTCGCGTCTTTGACCATCTGGGTCATTTCGTAAGCCAGTACCAGCAGATCGTGACCGAAGAAATGCTGCACAAGGCGTTGGGTACTGAATCGCACCCGAGCGGATGCACCAAGCCGCTCTATGGTGAAACGGGTGCTGCCTGGATTACCGTCAAGATGTATCCGGTCTCGCAGAATGGCCGTCTCCTTGCAACGGGTCCCTACATTTACCAGGTGACTTTCGTGCAGGAACAGACGACGCATTGCCTTGTGGTGGGTGCTACCCCGCAGGACAACACCGTGTTCTATAGCCGTTCGAGCGACACCTACCGCTTTGGTTATAAGCGCAGCAAGCACAAGTAATTTCTGGCAAATTTAAATCTGAAATCCCCGGCATGGCCGGGGATTTTTGCACTTATGTCCGTTCCTCATCCAGTAGCCGTACGCCTGTATGTCCAGCAACAGTAACCCCGTTCGTCATGCAACAGTAATCCCATACGTCATCCTGCCCCAGTATGGGGCGGGATCCAGTGGCAGCATTCCTGCTTAAGGAATGAAAGATCTTCCCTTTACTTTTGTATACAGAAAAGGGCGGATTTGTTTTGCTTTTTGGGGTGCGAAAGTCTATTTTTTTATTTGGAAATACGGCGGATTGTTTCGTCGTTAAAATAAAAAGGATGGATTATGATCGACGTGAAGGGCAAATGGACCTTGATTACCGGCGGCTGCCGTGGAGTTGGCCGTCTCACCGCTATCGAAATGGCGAAACTCGGTGCGAACATCATTTTGCAGGGGCGCGACAAGGCTCATGCCGAACCGGTGATTGCCGAACTCAAGAAGTATGGTGTTGAAGTCCGCGCCGTAGGCTGTAACCTTGAAAACGAATCCGAAATTGATGCGGCTCTTGCCGAAATTGATAGCTGGGGAGTGCAGGTGGACCTCGTGTTCAACAATGCCGGGCTCATGAGCCATTACTTTACCGACTACCTGACCAATACCATGGACGATTTCCACCACGCCATGGCGGTGAATTTCTTTGCTCCTATCAAGATCGCCTATCACTTTTTGCCGGGCATGATCAAGCGCGGTTTTGGCCGTATGCAGCTCACTACGAGTGGTATTGCGAATGAACCCGAACTGATGGGGTATGCGTGCGCCAAGGCCGCTCTCACCAAGTTCGTGAAGGATTTCGCCTGCAAGCTGAATGGTACCGACGTGATGATGAACGTGATGGATCCGGGTTGGCTCCGCACGGATCTCGGCGGCCCGAACGCACCTAACGCTCCCGAATCCGTGATTCCGGGCTCCATGGTCTCTGTGCTTCTTGACGACAAGAAGAGCGGCCGTTGGTTCAGCGCACAGGAATTTACCGGTATGTCCCTTGCCGACGCAGTTGAAAAGGGCAAGTCTGTAGAATAATTGAAAAATCGAGGTGTTTGATAAAAGGTCCGGCAAAGAATGCTGGACCTTTTTAAGTGCTCGGGACTATTGAAGGTCGCGCTGCAAAATTTCGCACTTTTCCTTTTTCCATTCCTCGAAGGTGTCGTCGGCGATGTGCTGCTTGGCCTCGCGCATCAGGTGCAGGTAAAAGTGCAGGTTGTGAATGCTTGCAAGCGTAAACCCGAGGGATTCTCCGGCGTGATGCAGGTGGCGCAGGTACGCGCGGCTAAAGTTGCGGCAGCAGTAGCAGTCGCAATTCGGGTCGACCGGCTTGTCGAATTCTTCGGCATGGCGGGCGGCCTTGTAGCGTAATACACCTTCGCTGGTAAAGAGCATTCCGTTGCGGGCGTTTCGGGTAGGCATCACGCAGTCGCACATGTCCACGCCGCGCTCGATGAGTTCGAGCAGGTTCCACGGCGTTCCGACGCCCATCACGTAGCGGGCGTGGTCCTGCGGCAGAATGTCGGTGCAGAAGTCGGCGATTTCGTACATGGTTTCGGTCGGTTCGCCGACAGAAAGGCCGCCCATGGCATAACCGTCGGGGCCAAGTTCCGCGATGCGTTCGATAGCCTGCTTGCGCAGGTCCTTGTGCATGCCGCCCTGGATGATTCCGAAGAATTGCTGGTCGTAGCCGTGAATGGGCGGGTGTTCCTTGAGCCATTGCATGGCCTCGGCCGTCCACTTGAGCGTGAACTTGAGGCTATGTTCGGCTTCCTTGGCGGTACTCGGGAACGGAGTACATTCGTCAAGCGCCATGATGATGTCCGCGCCGATTTCGCGCTGGGCGTTCATCACGCTTGCCGGACTGAAAAAGTGCTTCGAACCGTCCAGGATGCTTCTGAATTCCACACCATCGGGGGTGATTTTGCGCAAATCCTTCAGACTCCACACCTGGAATCCGCCGCTATCCGTCAAGACGGGGCCGTCCCAGCCCATAAATTTGTGGATGCCGCCCGCTTTTGCGATTCGCGGGGTGGTGGGGCGCAGGTAAAGGTGATAGGTGTTTGCAAGGATAATTTCGGCCTTGATGTCCTTAAGTTGCGCGGGCGTTACCGCTTTTACGGTCGCTTCGGTGCCCACAGGCATGAAAATCGGCGTTGTCACGTCGCCATGGTCGGTGTGGACCACGCCAAGACGCGCTTTTGACTTTTTGGAGGTCTTTAGAAGCTCAAAACGGTTCATTAAGCCCAAATATAAAAAAACATATCGCAAAATCCAATTTTTTGAATCTAATTCCGAAATCCGAACTCTGAAATCCGAATTTTCCCCGTTGTCAATTTATCCATAGCAATATTGAAATTTAACTGGTTCTTACGCAAAAAAGGGGGTAGTTTTAACTTTGGATGGGTCTACATGTTGTAGATTCCTGCATGGAGTGATATATGGATTACAAAAAGGTGTGGAAAAGGGCTACCTGTCTTTTGGCGGGCTTGGCTGTGTTTGGCTTAGCCGACAATCCGGTTTCAACATATCATTATCTGGCGGACCCTTCTGCCGCATCTGACGGCGATACGTTCTACATCCTGACCGATGTCGACGACTACAGTCCTCAGAAAGATTTTAATTACGATATTGTGGGGCTTAACGCGTTCACTTCACAGGATATGAAGAACTGGACCGATCACGGCATGATTTTCAAGTCGAAACGCGAGTTTGGAAATTACCCCGACAATACCTGGGCATCCGGCATCGCCGTCCATAAGGGCAGAATCTACATCGTTTACCCTAATGGCGCTAGCGGCGTGGGCATGATTACTGCGACAAGCATCGATGGACCCTATACCGATCCTGTCAAGGAAACCCATGGCGTGAACTACATTGCGGCTTCCTTTGGATCTAGCGTGATTGGCAGCTGCGACCAGATTGCCCACTGCTTCGATCCGGGCATCTTCATCGAAGATGACGGTACGGGCTATGTGGTTTTCGGCGGTGGCGAAAACGCTCAGCGCCCCTATGGCAACAACCTGGATATCATTAAGTTTACCGAAAACAATGGCAAGATTACGTTCGATAAGAATTCTCTGAAGCGCATCAATGCTCCGGGTTCCTTCGAAGCTCCCTATATCCATAAGAAGGGGAGCACGTATTATCTGAGCTTCAATACGCAGCCGCAGGTGATCGACTACAGCATGTCCAATAACATCATGGGCCCCTATACGTTTGTAGGAACGGTCATTCCGGCTATCTGGAAGGTGCCTGATGCCCATAACGCGGGCGGAAACAACCACCAGGGCTTTGCGGAATTCAAGGGCAAGTGGTATGCCGTGTATCACGACCGCCGCCTGGTCACTGCGGACGAACATCCGGGTTCCTGCACGCAGTCGGGCCAGTGCACCAATAGCCCGAACAAGGAAAACCACAGAAGCGTGTCCATCGACGAACTCACCTGGAACGGTGACAAGATGAATGAACTCACCTTCACGAGCGAAGGCCCCAAGCAGATCAAGAACTTCGACCCGTACAAAACCTACAAGGCACTCACGAGTTCCAAGCAGCGTAACGTGCGCAGCCGTACCGACTGGACCAAGGGCAAGCCCGTGGTGCATGTGCTGACTCCGCTTGGCACGAAGGAATCCTGGATCCGCGTTTCTGGCGTGGACTTTGGTAACGGTGCCGAGAATCTCCGCGTGAAGGCTGCGAACGTGGGCGACGGCAACAAGATTGAAATCCGCAAGGGTTCCGTGAGCGGCACGCTCGCCGGTACCTGCAGCCTCGAAAAGACGGG
This genomic stretch from Fibrobacter sp. UWH4 harbors:
- a CDS encoding fibro-slime domain-containing protein — encoded protein: MKLFGKKGKNVLGAVIGCASMLYAVDDIRQLDIVVRDFQPNHPDFENFSEEAVAHDNQIFNYSANGALMNVYGYDATWLGKRACHTTCGNMASKTGALIARDGHPKTVNPVLPPYLQTASMDETLEYGECETSTVPGITQRGYRNALNTVSGFVCQGNKTYWANPVYYTPGMVATYMQFDAPNPETGERDMYDGAHIVKLNELCDNQFFDQWYNDVDGWNLRTNMTMDIPKDPAGSNYYIYDYNYNNGGYSPLDSIDPVSKKWIQPKVCNPDIQENKKCEQYGPQSLSIFCPPYDYQYNKTQTDFQGANTYALCTSWLQNGGPRAVTGPMANVVYGDGVRPTTNITPYGSAAWNATQAHGDLGWKHLRNYAFTMMGYAKFKYRAANQVPTPEVFEFAGDDDMWIYVDGVLAVDLGGTHLSAPGSVNIQTLALNNHGCHAGEPLSGDSNCEGASDATGWADNTWHHLHFFYADRQTDGSNIYIRTSLSELAPSRYGQPAVGSVVVTVDENGNQNVSMLLNTTLDDNTLAMMQTSGQPAILVMREVENADGTKSKVVYGFYISSVQQGQNKGSSGVQYDFSGVLMDLQGNIVETGIVGNDKIAFNYPKTEGLVSDEDAAALYSEVWTQLMGWAEKMSFSVMSSSGKGVTGPPNSYEDWANTKLVANTKVASFTLDSLIERPDFTGQSNILTQVADNNSGELPLNYTADLLIASIPAGKGRNGNPLDLTPAEKKVYSAAAPEAGSTGNQTTAFVGGNASGASGMCYGNGDGTNESCTSIAYPVSGPFRLNVRVFDHLGHFVSQYQQIVTEEMLHKALGTESHPSGCTKPLYGETGAAWITVKMYPVSQNGRLLATGPYIYQVTFVQEQTTHCLVVGATPQDNTVFYSRSSDTYRFGYKRSKHK
- a CDS encoding SDR family oxidoreductase, which encodes MIDVKGKWTLITGGCRGVGRLTAIEMAKLGANIILQGRDKAHAEPVIAELKKYGVEVRAVGCNLENESEIDAALAEIDSWGVQVDLVFNNAGLMSHYFTDYLTNTMDDFHHAMAVNFFAPIKIAYHFLPGMIKRGFGRMQLTTSGIANEPELMGYACAKAALTKFVKDFACKLNGTDVMMNVMDPGWLRTDLGGPNAPNAPESVIPGSMVSVLLDDKKSGRWFSAQEFTGMSLADAVEKGKSVE
- the tgt gene encoding tRNA guanosine(34) transglycosylase Tgt, with the translated sequence MNRFELLKTSKKSKARLGVVHTDHGDVTTPIFMPVGTEATVKAVTPAQLKDIKAEIILANTYHLYLRPTTPRIAKAGGIHKFMGWDGPVLTDSGGFQVWSLKDLRKITPDGVEFRSILDGSKHFFSPASVMNAQREIGADIIMALDECTPFPSTAKEAEHSLKFTLKWTAEAMQWLKEHPPIHGYDQQFFGIIQGGMHKDLRKQAIERIAELGPDGYAMGGLSVGEPTETMYEIADFCTDILPQDHARYVMGVGTPWNLLELIERGVDMCDCVMPTRNARNGMLFTSEGVLRYKAARHAEEFDKPVDPNCDCYCCRNFSRAYLRHLHHAGESLGFTLASIHNLHFYLHLMREAKQHIADDTFEEWKKEKCEILQRDLQ
- a CDS encoding carbohydrate-binding protein, translated to MDYKKVWKRATCLLAGLAVFGLADNPVSTYHYLADPSAASDGDTFYILTDVDDYSPQKDFNYDIVGLNAFTSQDMKNWTDHGMIFKSKREFGNYPDNTWASGIAVHKGRIYIVYPNGASGVGMITATSIDGPYTDPVKETHGVNYIAASFGSSVIGSCDQIAHCFDPGIFIEDDGTGYVVFGGGENAQRPYGNNLDIIKFTENNGKITFDKNSLKRINAPGSFEAPYIHKKGSTYYLSFNTQPQVIDYSMSNNIMGPYTFVGTVIPAIWKVPDAHNAGGNNHQGFAEFKGKWYAVYHDRRLVTADEHPGSCTQSGQCTNSPNKENHRSVSIDELTWNGDKMNELTFTSEGPKQIKNFDPYKTYKALTSSKQRNVRSRTDWTKGKPVVHVLTPLGTKESWIRVSGVDFGNGAENLRVKAANVGDGNKIEIRKGSVSGTLAGTCSLEKTGNWNSYVDNDCEMSGLSGVVDELFFVFKGSKDSTMGIIEWEFQGTKREPEPQQPFGGKAWAIPGKIEMEDFDEPGYGAGNDSYADNDSDDHGAESNGGKSYREGTGVDIYKKATGYVVGYNQTGEWLEYTVEVAESGDYTMYAAVASANATSGFKLSIDGDDITEEIAVPQASSGEENYDDYNKVKENVTLTAGKHILRFTVTGDWMDIDYINFVKGKNAEDSDPIGGPTAIGNKVAFKAMHYTAYRVFDLRGSVIGTVNLDYANAAEALNAAGFGKGVYMLKQVQGGKKFMVNTAK